A genomic segment from Candidatus Leptovillus gracilis encodes:
- a CDS encoding tandem-95 repeat protein: MRQSASFLLIALTLCTLSLVFSATFQATAMPNAPTLEWDAAFGGLDADFANDVQPTSDGGYIVVGVGSQGNNQNMYVVKTDSLGQLLWQHSFSLGNHAERAYSVLETQDGGYLVLGSAYLPAAAAFRPWLVRLNSEGSLLWSTENGLTTAVTVRSGIVRGLELADGRFLIAGASNSFSNVQEPWIMTVTPTGDLESLTLYDPLAFGYGTGTYFEDLIPTADGGFALVGASSPPATGEAFLWKFDAAAQPEWSRLYGVSEPYYLRAAFGVTAQSDGGYLLAGCELPNCNHAVLLKTDAQGDVVWTRQYLTTDYSQARAVLERDDGSLLLLRVRYAAAGSTSYRSELLELDADGALLGVTPIPGGAFSTSLTRLRPTLNGAGFVAAGNKSETNGYALDLYLIKGSFAAGGNTPPTAVADAFTTSESSPLILPAPGVLGNDSDADGDELTAVLIAPPAQGELELWPDGSFSYTPTLGFAGQAVFLYRAADGSAVSATTPVTITVQEALNNVPNPQPDNYETPFATPLVVTAPGVLGNDSDPDGDALTAVLITPPAQGELELWLDGSFNYTPTLGFFGDDFFAYAAADGTAVSAPVTVTLRTGPPAGYALAWEATFGDADADLAYDVWPTSDGGFLATGVGSAGNLQSLYVVKTDALGQLLWQQIFSLSNYREAGFSAMEAPDGGYVIIGSAYLQSAVAIRPWLLKLDATGNLLWSTENGLTQTLDVDSAVVRGLALPNGNIVVVGGSNTFSSVQDPWLALVTPQGEVFSFTPLPPLVTDYGAGTFIEAIAPAADGGFVLAGTASPPLLGYAFLWKFSATAEPQWAQLYGAAGFRVAHGVQQTADGGYILTGCELPNCTRTMVVKTDAQGQPAWVRSYAGEGNTRGTDVVPRPDGGYLLVQLRQTAVGAIDVASDLLELDEAGNVLTAAQLGSAAYATQVARLRLSGGGDGFVLAGYRRETATAAPQLYLARGLFVALPPLPPQAMPDSFAALTDIPLTGHNVLWNDHDANGDTLTAVLVSDAAHGALQLWPDGTFSYRAPAAFVGVDTFSYRASDGLHMSAPVLVTLGVTAVADPPPTYSLYLPFLSAIPGE; encoded by the coding sequence ATGCGCCAATCCGCTTCTTTCCTGCTTATTGCCCTTACCCTCTGCACCCTCAGCCTCGTGTTCAGCGCCACATTTCAGGCTACGGCCATGCCCAACGCCCCCACTCTGGAGTGGGATGCCGCCTTTGGCGGTCTCGACGCCGATTTTGCCAATGATGTACAGCCCACCAGCGATGGCGGCTATATTGTCGTTGGCGTCGGCAGCCAGGGCAATAATCAAAATATGTATGTCGTCAAAACTGACAGTCTGGGGCAGCTTCTCTGGCAGCATAGCTTCAGCCTGGGCAATCACGCCGAGCGCGCCTACAGCGTCTTGGAAACGCAAGATGGCGGTTACCTGGTGCTTGGCAGCGCCTATCTGCCAGCCGCCGCCGCCTTCCGCCCCTGGCTGGTGCGCTTAAACAGCGAGGGCAGTCTGCTCTGGTCTACGGAAAACGGGTTGACAACGGCCGTCACCGTGCGGTCTGGTATTGTGCGCGGCCTGGAACTGGCCGACGGCCGTTTTCTCATCGCCGGCGCCAGCAACAGCTTCAGCAACGTCCAGGAGCCGTGGATCATGACCGTCACCCCCACCGGAGACCTGGAAAGCCTTACCCTTTATGACCCTCTTGCCTTCGGTTACGGCACGGGCACTTACTTTGAGGACCTGATCCCCACTGCCGACGGCGGCTTTGCCCTGGTCGGCGCCTCTTCTCCCCCGGCGACGGGGGAAGCGTTCCTGTGGAAGTTCGACGCCGCCGCGCAGCCGGAGTGGAGCCGCCTGTATGGCGTCAGCGAACCCTATTACTTGCGCGCTGCTTTTGGCGTCACGGCGCAGAGTGATGGCGGATACCTGCTGGCTGGCTGTGAATTGCCCAACTGCAACCACGCCGTGCTGCTAAAAACAGACGCACAAGGGGATGTCGTCTGGACACGCCAATACCTCACAACCGATTACAGCCAGGCGCGCGCCGTCTTGGAACGCGACGATGGCTCGCTGCTGCTGCTGCGCGTGCGCTACGCCGCCGCTGGCTCCACCAGCTACCGCAGCGAACTACTGGAGCTAGACGCCGACGGCGCGCTGCTGGGCGTGACCCCCATCCCCGGCGGCGCCTTCAGCACGTCCCTCACGCGCCTGCGCCCCACGCTGAATGGCGCTGGCTTTGTCGCTGCCGGCAATAAATCGGAGACGAATGGCTATGCCCTGGACCTGTATCTGATTAAAGGATCATTCGCCGCCGGTGGCAACACGCCGCCAACGGCCGTTGCCGATGCCTTTACCACCTCTGAGAGCAGCCCGCTCATCCTGCCCGCACCCGGCGTGTTGGGTAACGACAGCGACGCCGACGGGGATGAATTGACGGCCGTTCTCATCGCCCCACCCGCGCAAGGAGAGCTAGAGCTATGGCCCGACGGCAGCTTCAGCTACACCCCCACCCTGGGTTTTGCTGGGCAGGCGGTCTTCCTCTATCGCGCCGCCGATGGCAGCGCCGTGAGCGCCACGACTCCGGTCACCATCACCGTGCAAGAGGCGCTCAACAATGTGCCCAATCCACAACCCGACAACTACGAAACTCCCTTTGCCACGCCGCTGGTTGTTACCGCCCCCGGTGTGTTGGGCAACGATAGTGACCCTGATGGGGATGCGCTGACGGCCGTTCTCATCACGCCACCCGCGCAAGGGGAGCTAGAACTGTGGCTCGATGGCAGCTTCAATTACACGCCCACCCTCGGCTTTTTTGGCGACGACTTCTTCGCCTATGCCGCCGCAGATGGCACGGCCGTTAGTGCGCCCGTGACCGTCACCCTGCGCACTGGCCCGCCCGCCGGTTATGCCCTGGCCTGGGAAGCGACCTTTGGCGACGCGGATGCGGACCTGGCCTATGACGTCTGGCCCACCAGCGATGGCGGCTTTCTCGCCACCGGCGTTGGCAGCGCTGGCAACCTGCAAAGTCTGTATGTGGTCAAAACCGATGCGCTGGGTCAGCTTCTCTGGCAGCAAATCTTTAGCCTCAGCAATTACCGCGAAGCCGGATTTAGCGCCATGGAAGCGCCCGATGGGGGTTATGTGATCATTGGCAGCGCCTACCTGCAAAGCGCCGTTGCCATCCGTCCCTGGCTGCTTAAGCTAGACGCCACAGGCAACCTGCTCTGGTCTACCGAAAATGGTTTAACGCAAACGCTCGATGTGGATTCGGCCGTCGTGCGTGGTCTGGCGCTGCCCAATGGCAACATTGTGGTTGTGGGGGGCAGCAATACCTTCAGCAGTGTGCAAGATCCCTGGCTGGCGCTGGTTACGCCGCAAGGGGAGGTGTTCAGCTTCACGCCGCTGCCGCCCCTAGTCACCGATTATGGCGCGGGCACGTTCATTGAAGCCATTGCGCCTGCGGCCGATGGTGGCTTTGTGCTGGCGGGCACGGCCTCACCTCCGCTGTTGGGATATGCCTTTTTGTGGAAATTCAGCGCCACGGCCGAGCCGCAATGGGCGCAACTTTATGGCGCGGCTGGCTTTCGCGTGGCGCATGGCGTACAGCAAACGGCCGATGGCGGCTACATCCTCACCGGCTGCGAACTGCCCAACTGCACGCGGACGATGGTGGTCAAGACCGATGCGCAGGGACAACCTGCCTGGGTGCGAAGCTATGCCGGGGAGGGCAACACGCGCGGCACAGACGTTGTGCCCCGGCCAGACGGTGGGTATTTGCTGGTACAACTGCGCCAGACGGCCGTTGGCGCAATAGATGTGGCCAGCGACCTGTTGGAACTGGATGAGGCGGGTAATGTGTTAACAGCGGCCCAATTGGGCAGCGCGGCGTATGCCACGCAGGTGGCGCGCCTGCGTCTGTCTGGGGGCGGCGATGGTTTTGTCCTGGCCGGATATCGCCGCGAAACGGCTACTGCTGCGCCGCAACTCTATCTGGCACGCGGCCTGTTTGTGGCGCTGCCGCCGCTGCCGCCGCAAGCGATGCCGGACAGCTTCGCCGCGCTCACCGACATCCCCCTGACCGGCCACAATGTGCTGTGGAATGACCACGACGCCAACGGGGATACGCTGACGGCCGTGCTGGTGAGTGACGCAGCGCATGGCGCGCTCCAGCTTTGGCCCGATGGTACATTTAGCTACCGTGCGCCCGCCGCTTTTGTGGGCGTAGATACGTTTAGCTACCGCGCCAGCGATGGCCTCCACATGAGCGCGCCGGTACTGGTGACATTGGGGGTAACGGCCGTTGCCGACCCGCCGCCCACTTATTCCCTTTATCTACCTTTTCTCAGCGCCATACCTGGCGAGTGA
- a CDS encoding zinc ABC transporter substrate-binding protein, which yields MITVLLLLAACGGGGETAVADGRLNVVTTTGHIGDAAKIIGGERVRVTSLMGPGLDPHLYVASEGDVRRLSDADLILYNGLFLEARMSNVLEQIGRGKPAVAVAEAVPETQRLLSQEYADAYDPHVWFDVKLWQIVVAAVRDALITADPDHAALYEANAAAYLSELAELEQYVQDQAARIPPAQRVLITAHDAFGYFGRAYGFEVMGLQGISTEAEASAADVQSLADFIAANQIPAIFIESSVPVRTVEAVQAAVTAQGFQVAIGGELFSDALGDQETPEGSYVGMVRHNIDTIVEALSR from the coding sequence ATGATAACTGTGCTGCTGCTATTGGCGGCGTGTGGCGGAGGCGGGGAAACGGCCGTTGCCGACGGCCGTCTCAACGTCGTCACCACCACCGGCCATATCGGCGATGCCGCCAAAATCATCGGCGGCGAGCGGGTGCGTGTTACTTCTCTGATGGGGCCGGGCCTCGACCCCCATCTCTACGTCGCCAGCGAAGGCGACGTGCGCCGCCTGAGCGACGCTGACCTGATTCTCTACAACGGCCTCTTTCTGGAGGCACGGATGAGCAATGTGTTGGAGCAAATCGGCCGGGGAAAACCGGCTGTTGCGGTGGCCGAGGCGGTTCCAGAGACACAGCGGCTGCTCTCCCAGGAATATGCCGACGCCTACGATCCCCACGTCTGGTTCGACGTAAAGTTGTGGCAAATCGTCGTCGCGGCGGTGCGCGACGCGCTCATCACCGCCGATCCCGATCACGCCGCGCTGTATGAGGCCAATGCCGCCGCTTACCTGAGCGAACTGGCCGAACTGGAGCAATATGTGCAGGATCAGGCAGCACGCATCCCCCCGGCGCAGCGCGTCCTGATCACTGCCCACGATGCTTTTGGCTATTTTGGCCGGGCTTACGGTTTCGAGGTGATGGGGCTGCAAGGCATCAGCACCGAAGCCGAAGCCAGCGCCGCCGACGTGCAATCATTGGCCGATTTCATTGCTGCCAACCAAATACCGGCCATCTTTATTGAGTCATCCGTGCCGGTGCGCACCGTTGAAGCGGTACAGGCGGCCGTCACCGCCCAGGGCTTCCAGGTAGCCATCGGCGGCGAACTCTTCTCCGACGCCCTGGGCGACCAGGAGACACCGGAAGGCAGCTATGTAGGCATGGTCCGGCACAACATAGACACGATTGTGGAGGCGTTAAGCCGGTAA
- a CDS encoding metal ABC transporter ATP-binding protein — MKQPYAIEVEDLTLAYNEKPVLWDVDLHVPEGTLLAIVGPNGAGKSTLIKAILGLLKPAAGRVQIYGRSYQQQRHLVGYVPQRGSVDWDFPTSVLDVVMMGRYGSLGWFRRPGRTEKEAALAALERVGMADFAGRQISQLSGGQQQRVFLARALVQDAQVYFMDEPFQGVDAITERAIVALLKELREAGKTVVVVHHDLQTVAEYFDWVTLLNVRRIASGPVAQVFTEENLRRTYGGRMAFLPLGKGENGRFVSAPISPILTPVE, encoded by the coding sequence ATGAAACAACCCTACGCCATTGAAGTTGAAGATTTGACCCTGGCCTATAACGAAAAGCCGGTTTTGTGGGACGTGGATTTGCATGTGCCGGAAGGGACGCTGTTGGCCATTGTCGGGCCGAATGGGGCGGGCAAAAGCACGCTGATTAAGGCGATTTTGGGATTGCTCAAACCGGCCGCCGGCCGGGTGCAGATTTACGGCCGTTCCTACCAACAGCAGCGCCATCTCGTCGGCTACGTGCCGCAGCGGGGCAGCGTGGATTGGGACTTTCCCACCAGCGTCCTCGACGTGGTGATGATGGGGCGTTACGGCAGCCTCGGCTGGTTCCGCCGCCCTGGCCGCACCGAAAAAGAGGCTGCTCTGGCCGCCCTGGAGCGCGTTGGCATGGCCGACTTCGCCGGGCGACAAATCAGCCAGTTGTCCGGCGGGCAGCAGCAGCGTGTCTTCCTGGCGCGCGCCCTGGTGCAAGACGCCCAGGTATACTTTATGGACGAACCCTTTCAGGGGGTAGACGCGATCACGGAGCGCGCCATCGTCGCCCTGCTCAAGGAACTGCGCGAAGCGGGCAAAACGGTGGTCGTCGTCCACCACGATTTGCAGACGGTGGCGGAATACTTTGATTGGGTGACGCTGCTCAACGTGCGGCGCATCGCCAGCGGACCGGTGGCACAGGTTTTTACCGAAGAGAATTTGCGCCGGACCTATGGCGGCCGCATGGCTTTTTTGCCGCTGGGGAAGGGGGAAAACGGCCGTTTTGTCTCCGCACCAATCAGCCCGATTCTGACCCCCGTAGAGTAA
- a CDS encoding metal ABC transporter permease, with product MDILSDLLFNYTLRTVALGAAILGLVSGALGSFAVLRRQSLLGDAISHAALPGVVIAYMLTGSKSPLVLLLGAAAAGLLGTLLMMGITRYTRIKEDSALGIILSAFFGFGLMLLTFLQQNPQARQAGLNTFLFGQAATLLMRDVMVMAAFGGGALALMALFWKEFKLLSFDADFAASLGLPVRLLDVLLTGLLVVAIVIGLQAVGVVLMSAMIVAPAAAARQWTDRLGWMVALAALFGAFAGVVGATISSLGRGLSTGPVVVLVASAIVLFSLFFAANRGLLWARLRQTRRPLALIEAGGGRR from the coding sequence ATGGACATTCTTTCCGATCTCCTTTTCAATTACACCCTGCGCACCGTTGCCCTGGGCGCAGCCATCCTGGGGTTGGTCAGCGGGGCGCTTGGCTCCTTTGCCGTGCTGCGCCGCCAGAGCTTGCTCGGCGACGCCATCTCCCATGCTGCTCTGCCCGGCGTCGTCATTGCCTACATGCTCACCGGCAGCAAGTCGCCGCTGGTTTTGCTGCTGGGGGCGGCGGCTGCCGGTCTGCTCGGCACGCTGTTGATGATGGGCATCACGCGCTACACCCGCATCAAAGAAGACAGCGCTCTGGGTATCATCCTCTCCGCCTTCTTTGGCTTTGGCCTGATGCTGCTCACCTTTTTGCAGCAAAATCCGCAGGCGCGGCAGGCCGGCCTGAACACTTTCCTCTTCGGCCAGGCGGCCACCTTACTGATGCGCGACGTGATGGTGATGGCCGCTTTTGGCGGCGGGGCGCTGGCGCTGATGGCCCTATTCTGGAAAGAGTTCAAGCTGCTCAGCTTTGACGCTGATTTCGCCGCCAGCCTGGGGCTGCCAGTGCGCCTGCTCGACGTGCTGTTGACCGGACTGTTGGTGGTAGCCATCGTCATCGGTTTGCAGGCGGTGGGGGTGGTGCTGATGAGTGCTATGATTGTGGCCCCGGCCGCCGCCGCCCGGCAGTGGACCGATCGCCTGGGTTGGATGGTGGCCCTGGCGGCGCTGTTCGGGGCCTTCGCCGGAGTGGTGGGGGCGACGATCAGCAGCCTGGGGCGCGGCCTTTCCACCGGGCCGGTGGTGGTGCTGGTGGCCAGCGCCATCGTCCTCTTCTCTCTCTTTTTTGCCGCCAATCGCGGTTTGCTCTGGGCCAGATTGCGGCAAACGCGCCGACCTCTGGCCCTGATTGAGGCGGGAGGAGGCAGGCGATGA
- a CDS encoding metal ABC transporter permease, producing MSSAQLEIQLIAVVVAVACALPGVFLVLRRMAMLSDAISHTVLLGIVLAFFVTQSLESPLLIFGAAAMGLITVALVEMLHKTQLVRQDAAIGLVFPALFSLAVILISRFASGVHLDVDAVLLGELAFAPFERLTVLGLELPRSLAVMVGILLLNILFIGLFYKELKLATFDSNLAAALGFSPALIHYGLMGVVSVTAVGAFDAVGSVLVVALMIAPAAAAYLLTDNLPRMLALAAGIGAASAISGYWLARALDANIAGAMATMTGLLFLLAFVFAPERGIVAIARRRQRQKWAFAQAALAIHLLNHEGTAVAAVECSAAHLQDHLRWEAAFAAQVLERAQKGQIISRENGLLRLTENGRSLAEQALVY from the coding sequence ATGAGCAGCGCGCAGTTAGAAATTCAATTGATCGCCGTGGTCGTGGCGGTGGCTTGCGCCTTGCCCGGCGTTTTCCTGGTGCTGCGGCGCATGGCGATGCTGAGCGACGCCATCAGCCATACGGTGTTGTTGGGCATTGTCCTGGCCTTTTTTGTGACCCAATCGCTCGAATCGCCCTTGCTGATTTTTGGCGCGGCGGCGATGGGATTGATCACTGTCGCCTTGGTGGAAATGCTGCACAAAACGCAGTTGGTCAGGCAAGACGCCGCCATCGGCTTGGTCTTTCCGGCTCTGTTCAGTCTGGCGGTGATCCTCATCTCCCGGTTTGCTAGTGGGGTGCATCTGGACGTGGACGCGGTGCTGTTGGGCGAACTGGCCTTCGCCCCGTTCGAGCGTTTAACCGTTTTGGGGTTGGAACTGCCCCGCTCGTTGGCGGTAATGGTCGGTATTTTGCTGCTGAATATCCTGTTCATCGGCCTGTTTTATAAAGAGTTGAAGCTGGCGACTTTTGACAGCAACCTGGCGGCGGCATTGGGCTTTTCCCCGGCCTTGATCCATTACGGGTTGATGGGGGTTGTGTCGGTAACGGCCGTTGGCGCTTTCGACGCCGTGGGTTCTGTTCTGGTGGTCGCTCTGATGATCGCTCCGGCGGCGGCGGCCTATTTACTGACCGACAACCTGCCACGGATGTTGGCGTTGGCGGCCGGAATCGGCGCGGCCAGCGCCATCAGCGGGTACTGGCTGGCGCGCGCCCTGGACGCCAACATCGCCGGGGCGATGGCGACCATGACCGGGCTGCTCTTTTTGTTGGCTTTTGTTTTCGCGCCGGAGCGGGGGATCGTGGCCATCGCCCGACGGCGGCAGCGGCAAAAGTGGGCCTTTGCCCAGGCAGCGCTGGCCATCCATCTGCTGAATCATGAGGGAACGGCCGTTGCTGCCGTGGAGTGCAGCGCCGCCCACTTGCAAGACCATCTGCGTTGGGAGGCCGCATTTGCCGCGCAGGTGTTGGAGCGGGCGCAGAAGGGGCAGATTATCAGCCGGGAAAATGGGCTGCTGCGGTTAACGGAAAACGGCCGTTCTCTGGCGGAGCAGGCGTTGGTGTATTAG
- a CDS encoding DUF1801 domain-containing protein, with protein MAEIKTKVNDASVEEFLNEVEDEQKRKDSFEIVKIMKQVTKEEPKMWGPAIIGFGSYHYKYESGREGDMPQIAFSPRKQNLTLYIGVGDNSDNPLLKKLGKYTTGKVCLYIKKLADVDRNVLQELIADSFARAP; from the coding sequence ATGGCCGAGATTAAAACGAAGGTGAACGATGCGAGCGTTGAGGAATTTCTGAATGAAGTCGAAGACGAGCAAAAGCGCAAGGATAGCTTTGAGATCGTAAAGATCATGAAGCAGGTGACGAAGGAAGAGCCAAAAATGTGGGGACCTGCCATTATCGGCTTTGGCTCATATCATTACAAGTATGAAAGTGGGCGGGAAGGCGATATGCCGCAGATCGCCTTCTCCCCCCGCAAACAGAACCTCACGCTCTATATTGGGGTAGGCGACAACTCGGACAACCCACTGCTCAAGAAACTTGGTAAATATACAACGGGCAAGGTTTGCTTGTATATTAAGAAACTGGCCGATGTGGACAGGAACGTTTTGCAGGAACTGATTGCCGACTCATTTGCAAGGGCTCCTTGA
- a CDS encoding aspartate aminotransferase family protein — MNFSNQTPNLRNREAPLEIHGDEFRKLGRQLVDQIAEFLDELPQRPVTTEESPQAIRELLGTDILPERGSPANDLFGEVADLLFDHSLLNGHPRFWGYITSSAAPIGALADLLAAAINPNVGASILSPIASEIEAQTIRWIADLMGYPRACGGLLVSGGNMANFVCFLAARKSKVTWDINSEGLSVGNQRLIAYVSKETHTWIDKAAELFGLGAKSIRWIATNANQQMDMDALEKQILADRADNHLPFLVVGTAGTVSTGAIDPLPEIAAICKKYDLWFHVDGAYGAPAAVLPEASAQLLGLREADSIALDPHKWLYSPLEAGCALVRDPHHLVETFSHHPAYYNFDGTQDDPPINYYEFGLQNSRGFRALKVWLGLRQVGREGTIQMISDDIALAQALYKIVGTYPELQAVTQSLSITTFRFVPLDMPNDVTAVEAYLNKLNEELLNRLQKSGEAFISNAVIEGKYLLRACIVNFRTTLSDVEALPEIVMRLGKKLDSEIRPKELIEEVNYNLSSINARSQKWPRLKRR, encoded by the coding sequence ATGAACTTTAGCAATCAAACACCTAATCTACGCAATCGGGAAGCGCCGCTAGAAATTCACGGCGACGAATTTCGCAAGCTTGGCCGTCAGCTTGTAGACCAAATCGCAGAATTTCTTGATGAATTACCTCAGCGACCTGTGACAACCGAGGAGTCTCCTCAAGCGATACGGGAGCTGCTAGGCACAGACATCCTGCCTGAGCGCGGTTCGCCCGCCAATGACTTGTTTGGTGAAGTAGCAGACCTACTCTTTGACCACTCGCTGCTCAACGGCCATCCGAGATTCTGGGGATATATTACATCGTCTGCGGCACCCATCGGCGCACTGGCTGATTTATTGGCGGCGGCAATTAACCCAAACGTCGGAGCATCTATACTGTCGCCGATTGCAAGTGAGATTGAAGCCCAGACGATTCGCTGGATTGCTGATCTAATGGGTTACCCAAGAGCCTGCGGCGGACTGCTGGTAAGCGGCGGCAATATGGCAAATTTTGTCTGCTTCCTGGCCGCTCGCAAATCAAAAGTTACATGGGATATTAACAGTGAAGGCTTGTCTGTAGGCAACCAACGTCTCATCGCGTATGTTTCGAAAGAAACCCACACATGGATAGATAAAGCGGCCGAACTCTTCGGTCTGGGCGCAAAATCTATTCGCTGGATTGCCACCAACGCCAATCAGCAGATGGACATGGATGCTCTTGAAAAGCAGATCTTAGCAGACCGCGCGGATAACCACCTGCCTTTCCTCGTCGTCGGCACAGCAGGTACAGTCAGCACGGGTGCAATCGATCCGCTGCCTGAAATTGCGGCCATTTGCAAAAAGTATGATCTATGGTTCCATGTAGATGGTGCGTACGGTGCTCCTGCCGCCGTATTGCCCGAAGCCTCCGCCCAGCTGCTGGGATTGCGCGAAGCGGACTCTATCGCGCTTGATCCACACAAATGGCTGTACAGCCCACTTGAAGCTGGTTGTGCGCTGGTCCGCGATCCTCATCATCTGGTAGAAACCTTCAGTCATCATCCTGCATATTACAACTTCGATGGAACGCAGGATGATCCGCCAATCAACTACTACGAATTCGGTTTACAAAACTCGCGTGGTTTCCGCGCCCTGAAAGTCTGGCTTGGATTGCGTCAGGTAGGGCGAGAAGGCACCATCCAAATGATCAGTGATGACATCGCACTTGCGCAAGCGTTATATAAGATTGTTGGCACATATCCAGAATTGCAGGCTGTAACCCAGAGCCTGAGCATCACAACTTTTCGCTTCGTTCCGCTGGATATGCCGAATGACGTAACGGCCGTTGAAGCTTATTTGAACAAACTCAATGAAGAATTGCTCAATCGCCTGCAAAAAAGCGGCGAGGCTTTTATTTCAAATGCAGTGATCGAAGGCAAATATCTCTTGCGTGCATGTATCGTCAACTTCCGTACAACCTTGTCTGATGTTGAAGCATTACCAGAGATTGTTATGAGACTCGGAAAAAAACTTGATTCCGAAATACGTCCTAAGGAGTTAATAGAGGAAGTGAACTATAATTTGTCTTCAATCAATGCAAGGAGTCAAAAATGGCCGAGATTAAAACGAAGGTGA